A genomic segment from Tuwongella immobilis encodes:
- a CDS encoding MJ0042-type zinc finger domain-containing protein, whose product MTIPVTCPGCQTVYDVPDTIAGKRIRCKACGATIPVDAPIELEFDPTSRDSKPAFEVVADDFTKKRSWERDPDSPDSDPFQHERYTFKPVGIGINGCYEIGDAYGEPILFARAPYRISILGWIALFFLGPAMASCFCVSMVFQAAQFAGHQGDNSGILTVFFLGMALVSSTFFGMIGGRGKLTINEDDAGKFVLLEVEGSTEWATLTKVFTLKRGDGKVLARFRRSLLLSMLLNRITIVDAKGRRIGSAYEHAYITPLLRRFSLPFLDIPLLKQLTRWLIRTNFRILDADSKWIGEVNRKERIEGRNVLDCTEDSENSLDRRIAIPLALILDLYSR is encoded by the coding sequence ATGACGATTCCCGTCACATGTCCTGGATGTCAAACGGTTTACGATGTCCCGGATACCATCGCTGGCAAGCGCATTCGTTGCAAAGCCTGCGGTGCGACCATTCCGGTCGATGCCCCGATCGAACTCGAATTCGATCCCACCTCGCGCGATTCCAAACCTGCCTTTGAAGTCGTGGCAGACGATTTCACGAAAAAGCGATCTTGGGAACGTGACCCCGATTCGCCGGACTCCGATCCGTTCCAGCACGAACGCTACACGTTCAAGCCCGTCGGAATCGGCATCAACGGCTGCTATGAAATCGGCGATGCCTACGGCGAGCCGATCCTATTCGCCCGTGCACCGTATCGCATTTCGATCCTCGGCTGGATTGCGCTGTTCTTTCTCGGGCCAGCGATGGCGAGCTGCTTCTGCGTGTCGATGGTGTTCCAAGCGGCACAATTCGCCGGCCACCAAGGGGACAATTCCGGAATTCTCACGGTGTTTTTCCTGGGCATGGCGCTGGTGAGTTCCACATTCTTTGGAATGATTGGCGGACGTGGCAAGTTGACCATCAACGAAGATGATGCCGGGAAATTCGTCCTGCTCGAAGTCGAAGGCTCCACCGAATGGGCCACCCTGACCAAGGTATTCACCCTGAAACGCGGTGATGGCAAAGTGCTTGCCCGATTCCGCCGCAGTCTGCTGCTCTCGATGTTGCTCAATCGCATCACCATCGTCGATGCCAAAGGCAGACGCATCGGATCAGCCTACGAACATGCCTACATCACCCCGCTGTTGCGGCGATTCTCGCTGCCGTTTTTGGATATTCCCCTGTTGAAACAACTGACACGCTGGCTGATTCGCACGAATTTCCGCATATTGGATGCCGATTCCAAGTGGATCGGCGAAGTGAATCGCAAAGAGCGAATCGAAGGGCGAAATGTGCTGGATTGTACCGAAGATTCCGAAAATTCGCTTGATCGCCGAATCGCCATCCCGCTCGCGTTGATTTTGGACCTCTACTCCCGATAA
- a CDS encoding MFS transporter — MANGSDQPSRNDMMLFYASFATLIAAGIGFSVRGTSVLAQWGKQFGFTQLELGEITGVALAGFGIAIFVLSFVADKIGYGRLMALAFLLHVSSAIVTLSAGFVYQSYGKDGAYWCLSIGMWLFALGNGTCEAVINPLTATLFPKNKTHWLNILHAGWPAGMVLGALIGIVFEQIGNIPWEVQIGIFLIPTFVYGFLMLGKAFPKSEVTSSGVPFGQMLITLLSPILLFLFALHALVGYVELGTDSWITNITDKILENGTLAKILFIYTSTLMFVLRFCAGPIVHRISPLGLLFASSIIGATGLYLLSSANSITMCFLAATIYGVGKTFLWPTMLGVVSEQFPKGGALALGISGGIGMLSAGLLGGPGIGYKQDYFASTNLQQTSEASFERYATSQPKSFLPMLGLFPEIRGLDGRKVGILEDEAKTLTSDVEVARESNANPNVLKTLEAEETWWNTVAKPNIETDKAPITASNLFGARQALLYTALVPAAMAVGYLLLMLVFALKGGYKQQHI; from the coding sequence ATGGCGAACGGATCGGATCAACCCAGTCGCAATGACATGATGCTGTTTTACGCCAGCTTTGCGACGCTAATTGCAGCCGGGATCGGCTTTTCGGTGCGTGGCACCTCGGTATTGGCCCAATGGGGGAAGCAGTTCGGATTCACCCAACTGGAACTCGGTGAAATCACCGGTGTCGCCCTCGCAGGTTTCGGCATCGCGATTTTCGTATTGAGCTTCGTTGCCGATAAGATTGGCTACGGTCGCCTGATGGCACTGGCGTTCCTTCTGCACGTTTCTTCCGCGATCGTGACGCTCTCGGCTGGTTTCGTCTATCAGAGTTACGGAAAAGACGGTGCCTACTGGTGCCTCTCCATCGGCATGTGGCTGTTTGCCCTGGGCAACGGGACGTGCGAAGCGGTGATTAACCCGCTGACTGCGACCCTCTTCCCCAAGAACAAAACACACTGGCTGAATATCCTTCACGCGGGTTGGCCCGCGGGTATGGTGCTGGGTGCCCTCATTGGCATCGTGTTCGAGCAAATCGGGAACATTCCTTGGGAAGTGCAAATCGGTATTTTCCTGATCCCAACATTTGTATACGGTTTCCTGATGCTCGGCAAGGCGTTCCCGAAGTCGGAAGTGACCTCCTCGGGCGTTCCATTCGGCCAAATGCTCATTACCCTGCTCTCACCAATTTTACTGTTCCTGTTTGCCCTGCACGCGCTTGTTGGCTATGTCGAACTCGGTACCGATAGTTGGATCACCAACATTACCGACAAGATTCTCGAAAACGGTACCTTAGCAAAAATCTTGTTCATCTACACGTCCACGCTGATGTTCGTGCTGCGGTTCTGCGCGGGGCCGATTGTTCACCGAATTTCACCGCTGGGATTGTTGTTTGCCAGCTCGATCATCGGTGCGACGGGGTTATACCTGCTTTCCTCCGCCAATTCGATCACGATGTGCTTCCTGGCCGCGACGATTTACGGGGTGGGCAAGACATTCCTGTGGCCGACGATGCTGGGTGTGGTTTCGGAACAATTCCCCAAGGGCGGCGCGTTGGCACTTGGCATCAGCGGCGGGATCGGCATGCTTTCCGCCGGTCTGCTCGGTGGCCCGGGGATTGGCTACAAGCAAGATTACTTCGCATCCACCAACCTGCAACAAACCTCCGAGGCATCGTTCGAGCGTTACGCCACTTCGCAACCCAAATCGTTCTTGCCGATGCTCGGATTGTTCCCCGAAATCCGAGGCTTGGACGGTCGCAAGGTCGGGATTCTGGAAGATGAGGCCAAAACCTTGACCAGCGACGTAGAAGTGGCACGCGAATCGAATGCCAATCCGAATGTGTTGAAGACTCTTGAGGCGGAAGAGACTTGGTGGAACACGGTTGCGAAACCGAATATCGAAACCGACAAGGCTCCGATCACCGCGTCGAATCTGTTCGGTGCCCGTCAGGCATTGTTGTACACCGCACTGGTTCCCGCAGCGATGGCCGTGGGGTACCTGCTGCTGATGCTCGTCTTTGCCCTCAAGGGCGGATATAAGCAACAGCACATTTGA
- a CDS encoding formylmethanofuran dehydrogenase subunit B, with product MNETFDDVACTVCGCVCDDLRITTDGKRIVSAERACELAKPWFAAQRSDLPRAAEINGRSTSLDAALDHAAELLRQAKSPLIYGLSRSTTEGQRAAVALAERIGATIDTTAATGHAQSLMALQQVGESTCTLGEIKNRADLVIYWGSDPLTTHPRHLERYSVEPRGFAIPNGRQDRTLIVADAQPTITSSVADEFIAIRPGEDWEAFWALRAMVRGQSLPSDANVGADRQQLERLAERMKSAKCGVIFFGVALTRGGLGHRTVAAMLELVNDLNRFTRFYARRMRRLGDVAGADSVLTWQTGYPFGVNFAAGYPRYNPGEFSAPEMLARGEIDACLFVGSETALEFPVEAQARLRQIPIITLDSPGVKPFIPPTVRFTTAVYGVHRPGTAYRMDEVPIPLRVLLPTSLPSDGEILTALRDRLPFSTIQAS from the coding sequence ATGAATGAGACATTCGATGATGTCGCATGTACTGTCTGCGGCTGTGTTTGCGACGATTTGCGCATCACCACCGACGGCAAACGAATCGTTTCCGCAGAGCGTGCATGCGAACTGGCCAAGCCGTGGTTTGCCGCGCAACGGAGCGACCTCCCCCGCGCTGCCGAAATCAACGGTCGTTCCACATCGCTCGATGCCGCTCTCGACCATGCCGCCGAGTTGCTCCGTCAGGCGAAATCGCCTCTGATTTATGGCCTATCTCGCAGCACCACCGAAGGCCAACGTGCCGCCGTTGCCTTGGCCGAACGCATTGGCGCGACGATCGACACCACCGCCGCCACCGGCCACGCCCAATCGCTGATGGCACTGCAACAAGTGGGCGAATCGACCTGCACCCTGGGCGAAATCAAGAATCGCGCCGACTTGGTGATTTATTGGGGAAGCGATCCACTCACCACGCACCCGCGCCACTTGGAACGCTATTCCGTGGAGCCACGCGGATTCGCCATTCCGAATGGCCGCCAAGACCGAACGCTGATTGTCGCCGATGCGCAACCCACGATCACCAGTAGCGTTGCGGATGAATTCATTGCGATTCGCCCTGGCGAAGATTGGGAAGCCTTCTGGGCACTCCGAGCGATGGTGCGCGGTCAATCGCTCCCGTCCGATGCCAACGTGGGAGCGGATCGCCAACAATTGGAACGACTCGCCGAGCGGATGAAATCGGCCAAATGCGGCGTGATCTTTTTCGGTGTGGCACTGACTCGCGGCGGCTTGGGCCATCGCACGGTCGCGGCGATGCTCGAATTGGTCAACGACCTCAACCGATTCACCCGATTCTACGCCCGACGCATGCGACGGCTGGGGGATGTCGCCGGGGCCGACTCCGTACTTACCTGGCAGACGGGGTACCCATTCGGGGTCAACTTCGCGGCCGGCTACCCGCGGTACAATCCCGGCGAATTTTCCGCCCCGGAGATGCTCGCTCGCGGCGAAATCGATGCCTGTCTGTTCGTCGGCTCGGAGACGGCGTTGGAATTTCCCGTTGAAGCGCAAGCGCGACTCCGTCAGATTCCGATCATCACACTGGATTCGCCGGGTGTGAAGCCGTTTATTCCGCCGACCGTGCGATTTACGACTGCCGTCTACGGCGTCCACCGACCCGGCACGGCATACCGCATGGACGAAGTGCCGATTCCGCTGCGGGTGTTGCTGCCGACATCCCTGCCCAGCGACGGGGAAATTCTCACCGCGCTTCGGGACCGACTCCCCTTTTCGACGATTCAGGCCTCGTAA
- a CDS encoding metallophosphoesterase: MMTVSQIALAALLWPGHAVIWTVPLNWAYAQPWPKPLLRTIRAICGLIIVGLPLAFVALAQSGPWEWMQTPWQACYLFACALLAWMVLPIITVRRWLRKPVAPLIAERSIIRNIAAELPEFPVPPSKARWLTKLPGNDALRVEFSELTLAPPRLPAAWDGLTILHLSDLHLIGTPTQAYFQKVMEHVQTLGTPDLLVITGDLVDTPTHHRWLIRLLHPLRWNYGAFAILGNHDWLFDDRPIRRRLQRLGMHVIGNGMHEMTVRGEPLQILGNEGPWFVPVPDPAKLPHGPFRLLLSHTPDNLPWAKSHHVDLMLSGHNHGGQIRIPGFGPIFVPSRFGRRYDMGTFFEPPTLMHVNRGLSGKTPLRLFCPPQVSWITLRTPAAEGTAS, encoded by the coding sequence CTGCTCCGCACCATTCGCGCCATCTGTGGTCTGATTATCGTCGGACTCCCACTCGCATTCGTCGCCCTCGCCCAATCCGGCCCATGGGAATGGATGCAAACTCCCTGGCAAGCGTGCTATCTCTTTGCCTGTGCGCTACTTGCGTGGATGGTGTTGCCGATCATCACGGTGCGCCGGTGGCTCCGCAAGCCGGTTGCGCCGCTCATCGCTGAGCGTTCCATCATCCGAAACATCGCCGCGGAACTCCCGGAATTCCCCGTTCCACCGAGCAAAGCGCGCTGGCTGACGAAACTCCCCGGAAATGATGCACTTCGGGTCGAGTTCAGCGAACTCACTCTGGCCCCGCCTCGGCTCCCGGCCGCTTGGGACGGATTGACGATTCTGCACCTCAGCGATTTGCACCTCATTGGCACGCCGACACAAGCGTACTTTCAAAAAGTCATGGAGCATGTGCAGACGCTCGGCACTCCCGATCTGCTGGTCATCACTGGCGATCTGGTGGACACGCCTACGCATCACCGTTGGCTGATTCGTTTGCTGCACCCATTGCGGTGGAATTACGGCGCATTTGCGATTCTGGGGAATCACGATTGGCTGTTCGATGATCGCCCGATCCGCAGACGGCTTCAGCGGTTAGGAATGCACGTCATCGGCAATGGCATGCACGAAATGACCGTTCGCGGCGAACCGTTGCAAATTCTCGGCAACGAGGGGCCGTGGTTTGTCCCCGTTCCCGATCCGGCGAAATTGCCCCATGGCCCGTTTCGTCTGCTGCTCAGTCACACCCCGGATAATTTGCCCTGGGCCAAATCGCATCATGTGGATTTGATGCTCTCCGGCCACAATCACGGTGGGCAAATTCGCATTCCGGGATTCGGACCAATCTTTGTCCCATCGCGGTTTGGTCGTCGCTATGATATGGGAACATTCTTTGAACCTCCCACACTCATGCACGTCAATCGCGGCCTATCTGGGAAGACTCCGCTGCGGTTGTTCTGCCCGCCACAAGTCTCATGGATTACGCTTCGCACCCCCGCCGCCGAAGGAACCGCTTCATGA